In a genomic window of Carassius gibelio isolate Cgi1373 ecotype wild population from Czech Republic chromosome A3, carGib1.2-hapl.c, whole genome shotgun sequence:
- the LOC127945192 gene encoding target of Myb1 membrane trafficking protein isoform X7, translating into MMEFFTGNPFSTPVGQLIEHATGSSLSSEDWGLNMEICDTVNETGEGPKDAVRAIKKRILGNKNFNEVMLALSVLEACVKNCGHRFHVYVSTRDFVESVLVQTILPKNNAPEFLQDRVLSMIQAWSDAFRSSPDLTGVVTVYEDLRRKGVEFPKAELNGCSPIHTPNRTIESASLVTAHTKSHSVKSTQTQDTETPVTLSPQQMKTLKSELEVVHNNISVMSDLMSQMQPASLEPSDTELLQQLYSMTKDMQGRMVELIPRLSDDERLIEQLLSANDQVNTTFTQYHRFERHLNKQSSAQSNPVNTNLIDLGTSNHMKSAYGAHSAVTTLTNQMAGLSTKADDFKQNKSSSSQKSSPESSAALGGLAANQRERQDPGEIPVSQSEVMDDIEQWLDGDDEDDSEGVTSEVWGADF; encoded by the exons ATGATGGAGTTCTTCACAGGAAACCCGTTTTCTACGCCCGTGGGTCAACTTATAG AGCATGCCACCGGTTCTTCTCTCTCGTCTGAAGACTGGGGCCTCAACATGGAGATCTGTGACACTGTCAATGAAACGGGTGAAGG ACCTAAAGATGCAGTCCGAGCGATAAAGAAGAGGATTCTGGGAAATAAGAATTTCAACGAGGTCATGCTGGCTCTGAGT GTGTTGGAGGCCTGTGTGAAGAACTGCGGGCACAGATTCCACGTCTACGTGTCCACCAGAGATTTTGTGGAAAGCGTTTTGGTCCAAACGATCCTGCCTAAAAACAACGCCCCAGAGTTTCTTCAGGACAGGGTCTTGAGCATGATACAG gctTGGTCCGATGCCTTTCGTAGTTCTCCAGACTTGACGGGTGTCGTGACCGTCTATGAGGATCTCCGGAGGAAAGGCGTGGAGTTTCCCAAGGCTGAACTGAATGGCTGTTCCCCTATTCACACTCCCAACAGG ACCATCGAGTCTGCGTCGCTGGTAACAGCTCACACAAAAAGTCACTCCGTCAAATCCACCCAGACACAGGATACAGAGACACCGGTCACGCTGTCTCCTcaacag atgaaGACGCTGAAGAGCGAACTGGAGGTGGTGCACAATAATATATCGGTGATGTCAGACCTGATGAGTCAGATGCAGCCTGCGAGTCTTGAGCCGTCGGACACAGAGCTACTACAG CAGCTCTACTCCATGACCAAAGACATGCAGGGCCGGATGGTGGAGCTCATCCCCAGACTGAGCGATGATGAGAGGCTTATAGAGCAGTTACTCAGTGCCAACGACCAAGTGAACACCACCTTTACACAGTATCACAG atttgaaaGACATCTCAACAAACAGAGCAGTGCACAATCT AATCCAGTGAACACAAACCTCATTGACTTGGGTACTTCCAACCACATGAAGTCAGCATATGGTGCTCACAGCGCAGTCACCACACTGACCAATCAGATGGCTGGATTGA GCACAAAAGCTGatgactttaaacaaaataagagcAGCTCATCACAAAAAAG cAGTCCAGAAAGCTCTGCAGCTCTTGGGGGCCTTGCAGCCAATCAGAGAGAGCGACAGGACCCTGGAGAG ATTCCTGTCAGTCAGAGTGAAGTGATGGACGACATTGAACAATGGCTGGATGGAGATGAC GAAGATGACTCTGAAGGAGTGACTAGTGAAG TGTGGGGAGCTGATTTCTGA
- the LOC127945192 gene encoding target of Myb1 membrane trafficking protein isoform X1 — protein sequence MMEFFTGNPFSTPVGQLIEHATGSSLSSEDWGLNMEICDTVNETGEGPKDAVRAIKKRILGNKNFNEVMLALSVLEACVKNCGHRFHVYVSTRDFVESVLVQTILPKNNAPEFLQDRVLSMIQAWSDAFRSSPDLTGVVTVYEDLRRKGVEFPKAELNGCSPIHTPNRTIESASLVTAHTKSHSVKSTQTQDTETPVTLSPQQMKTLKSELEVVHNNISVMSDLMSQMQPASLEPSDTELLQQLYSMTKDMQGRMVELIPRLSDDERLIEQLLSANDQVNTTFTQYHRFERHLNKQSSAQSNPVNTNLIDLGTSNHMKSAYGAHSAVTTLTNQMAGLSTKADDFKQNKSSSSQKSSPESSAALGGLAANQRERQDPGESVVLNGGVYVKDVSPDSNSLGSSPQFHWMLEKGMIPVSQSEVMDDIEQWLDGDDEDDSEGVTSEEFDKFLAERAKAAERLPSVKASHRDPGRSHL from the exons ATGATGGAGTTCTTCACAGGAAACCCGTTTTCTACGCCCGTGGGTCAACTTATAG AGCATGCCACCGGTTCTTCTCTCTCGTCTGAAGACTGGGGCCTCAACATGGAGATCTGTGACACTGTCAATGAAACGGGTGAAGG ACCTAAAGATGCAGTCCGAGCGATAAAGAAGAGGATTCTGGGAAATAAGAATTTCAACGAGGTCATGCTGGCTCTGAGT GTGTTGGAGGCCTGTGTGAAGAACTGCGGGCACAGATTCCACGTCTACGTGTCCACCAGAGATTTTGTGGAAAGCGTTTTGGTCCAAACGATCCTGCCTAAAAACAACGCCCCAGAGTTTCTTCAGGACAGGGTCTTGAGCATGATACAG gctTGGTCCGATGCCTTTCGTAGTTCTCCAGACTTGACGGGTGTCGTGACCGTCTATGAGGATCTCCGGAGGAAAGGCGTGGAGTTTCCCAAGGCTGAACTGAATGGCTGTTCCCCTATTCACACTCCCAACAGG ACCATCGAGTCTGCGTCGCTGGTAACAGCTCACACAAAAAGTCACTCCGTCAAATCCACCCAGACACAGGATACAGAGACACCGGTCACGCTGTCTCCTcaacag atgaaGACGCTGAAGAGCGAACTGGAGGTGGTGCACAATAATATATCGGTGATGTCAGACCTGATGAGTCAGATGCAGCCTGCGAGTCTTGAGCCGTCGGACACAGAGCTACTACAG CAGCTCTACTCCATGACCAAAGACATGCAGGGCCGGATGGTGGAGCTCATCCCCAGACTGAGCGATGATGAGAGGCTTATAGAGCAGTTACTCAGTGCCAACGACCAAGTGAACACCACCTTTACACAGTATCACAG atttgaaaGACATCTCAACAAACAGAGCAGTGCACAATCT AATCCAGTGAACACAAACCTCATTGACTTGGGTACTTCCAACCACATGAAGTCAGCATATGGTGCTCACAGCGCAGTCACCACACTGACCAATCAGATGGCTGGATTGA GCACAAAAGCTGatgactttaaacaaaataagagcAGCTCATCACAAAAAAG cAGTCCAGAAAGCTCTGCAGCTCTTGGGGGCCTTGCAGCCAATCAGAGAGAGCGACAGGACCCTGGAGAG TCCGTCGTTTTAAACGGTGGTGTCTATGTTAAGGACGTCAGCCCAGACTCCAACTCCCTCGGCAGCTCGCCTCAGTTTCATTGGATGCTTGAAAAGGGAATG ATTCCTGTCAGTCAGAGTGAAGTGATGGACGACATTGAACAATGGCTGGATGGAGATGAC GAAGATGACTCTGAAGGAGTGACTAGTGAAG AGTTCGATAAGTTTTTAGCGGAGAGAGCGAAAGCAGCGGAGCGTCTTCCCTCAGTGAAAGCGTCCCATCGTGACCCAGGACGTTCACATCTGTAG
- the LOC127945192 gene encoding target of Myb1 membrane trafficking protein isoform X2: MMEFFTGNPFSTPVGQLIEHATGSSLSSEDWGLNMEICDTVNETGEGPKDAVRAIKKRILGNKNFNEVMLALSVLEACVKNCGHRFHVYVSTRDFVESVLVQTILPKNNAPEFLQDRVLSMIQAWSDAFRSSPDLTGVVTVYEDLRRKGVEFPKAELNGCSPIHTPNRTIESASLVTAHTKSHSVKSTQTQDTETPVTLSPQQMKTLKSELEVVHNNISVMSDLMSQMQPASLEPSDTELLQQLYSMTKDMQGRMVELIPRLSDDERLIEQLLSANDQVNTTFTQYHRFERHLNKQSSAQSNPVNTNLIDLGTSNHMKSAYGAHSAVTTLTNQMAGLSTKADDFKQNKSSSSQKSPESSAALGGLAANQRERQDPGESVVLNGGVYVKDVSPDSNSLGSSPQFHWMLEKGMIPVSQSEVMDDIEQWLDGDDEDDSEGVTSEEFDKFLAERAKAAERLPSVKASHRDPGRSHL; encoded by the exons ATGATGGAGTTCTTCACAGGAAACCCGTTTTCTACGCCCGTGGGTCAACTTATAG AGCATGCCACCGGTTCTTCTCTCTCGTCTGAAGACTGGGGCCTCAACATGGAGATCTGTGACACTGTCAATGAAACGGGTGAAGG ACCTAAAGATGCAGTCCGAGCGATAAAGAAGAGGATTCTGGGAAATAAGAATTTCAACGAGGTCATGCTGGCTCTGAGT GTGTTGGAGGCCTGTGTGAAGAACTGCGGGCACAGATTCCACGTCTACGTGTCCACCAGAGATTTTGTGGAAAGCGTTTTGGTCCAAACGATCCTGCCTAAAAACAACGCCCCAGAGTTTCTTCAGGACAGGGTCTTGAGCATGATACAG gctTGGTCCGATGCCTTTCGTAGTTCTCCAGACTTGACGGGTGTCGTGACCGTCTATGAGGATCTCCGGAGGAAAGGCGTGGAGTTTCCCAAGGCTGAACTGAATGGCTGTTCCCCTATTCACACTCCCAACAGG ACCATCGAGTCTGCGTCGCTGGTAACAGCTCACACAAAAAGTCACTCCGTCAAATCCACCCAGACACAGGATACAGAGACACCGGTCACGCTGTCTCCTcaacag atgaaGACGCTGAAGAGCGAACTGGAGGTGGTGCACAATAATATATCGGTGATGTCAGACCTGATGAGTCAGATGCAGCCTGCGAGTCTTGAGCCGTCGGACACAGAGCTACTACAG CAGCTCTACTCCATGACCAAAGACATGCAGGGCCGGATGGTGGAGCTCATCCCCAGACTGAGCGATGATGAGAGGCTTATAGAGCAGTTACTCAGTGCCAACGACCAAGTGAACACCACCTTTACACAGTATCACAG atttgaaaGACATCTCAACAAACAGAGCAGTGCACAATCT AATCCAGTGAACACAAACCTCATTGACTTGGGTACTTCCAACCACATGAAGTCAGCATATGGTGCTCACAGCGCAGTCACCACACTGACCAATCAGATGGCTGGATTGA GCACAAAAGCTGatgactttaaacaaaataagagcAGCTCATCACAAAAAAG TCCAGAAAGCTCTGCAGCTCTTGGGGGCCTTGCAGCCAATCAGAGAGAGCGACAGGACCCTGGAGAG TCCGTCGTTTTAAACGGTGGTGTCTATGTTAAGGACGTCAGCCCAGACTCCAACTCCCTCGGCAGCTCGCCTCAGTTTCATTGGATGCTTGAAAAGGGAATG ATTCCTGTCAGTCAGAGTGAAGTGATGGACGACATTGAACAATGGCTGGATGGAGATGAC GAAGATGACTCTGAAGGAGTGACTAGTGAAG AGTTCGATAAGTTTTTAGCGGAGAGAGCGAAAGCAGCGGAGCGTCTTCCCTCAGTGAAAGCGTCCCATCGTGACCCAGGACGTTCACATCTGTAG
- the LOC127945192 gene encoding target of Myb1 membrane trafficking protein isoform X6 → MMEFFTGNPFSTPVGQLIEHATGSSLSSEDWGLNMEICDTVNETGEGPKDAVRAIKKRILGNKNFNEVMLALSVLEACVKNCGHRFHVYVSTRDFVESVLVQTILPKNNAPEFLQDRVLSMIQAWSDAFRSSPDLTGVVTVYEDLRRKGVEFPKAELNGCSPIHTPNRTIESASLVTAHTKSHSVKSTQTQDTETPVTLSPQQMKTLKSELEVVHNNISVMSDLMSQMQPASLEPSDTELLQQLYSMTKDMQGRMVELIPRLSDDERLIEQLLSANDQVNTTFTQYHRFERHLNKQSSAQSNPVNTNLIDLGTSNHMKSAYGAHSAVTTLTNQMAGLSTKADDFKQNKSSSSQKSPESSAALGGLAANQRERQDPGEIPVSQSEVMDDIEQWLDGDDEDDSEGVTSEEFDKFLAERAKAAERLPSVKASHRDPGRSHL, encoded by the exons ATGATGGAGTTCTTCACAGGAAACCCGTTTTCTACGCCCGTGGGTCAACTTATAG AGCATGCCACCGGTTCTTCTCTCTCGTCTGAAGACTGGGGCCTCAACATGGAGATCTGTGACACTGTCAATGAAACGGGTGAAGG ACCTAAAGATGCAGTCCGAGCGATAAAGAAGAGGATTCTGGGAAATAAGAATTTCAACGAGGTCATGCTGGCTCTGAGT GTGTTGGAGGCCTGTGTGAAGAACTGCGGGCACAGATTCCACGTCTACGTGTCCACCAGAGATTTTGTGGAAAGCGTTTTGGTCCAAACGATCCTGCCTAAAAACAACGCCCCAGAGTTTCTTCAGGACAGGGTCTTGAGCATGATACAG gctTGGTCCGATGCCTTTCGTAGTTCTCCAGACTTGACGGGTGTCGTGACCGTCTATGAGGATCTCCGGAGGAAAGGCGTGGAGTTTCCCAAGGCTGAACTGAATGGCTGTTCCCCTATTCACACTCCCAACAGG ACCATCGAGTCTGCGTCGCTGGTAACAGCTCACACAAAAAGTCACTCCGTCAAATCCACCCAGACACAGGATACAGAGACACCGGTCACGCTGTCTCCTcaacag atgaaGACGCTGAAGAGCGAACTGGAGGTGGTGCACAATAATATATCGGTGATGTCAGACCTGATGAGTCAGATGCAGCCTGCGAGTCTTGAGCCGTCGGACACAGAGCTACTACAG CAGCTCTACTCCATGACCAAAGACATGCAGGGCCGGATGGTGGAGCTCATCCCCAGACTGAGCGATGATGAGAGGCTTATAGAGCAGTTACTCAGTGCCAACGACCAAGTGAACACCACCTTTACACAGTATCACAG atttgaaaGACATCTCAACAAACAGAGCAGTGCACAATCT AATCCAGTGAACACAAACCTCATTGACTTGGGTACTTCCAACCACATGAAGTCAGCATATGGTGCTCACAGCGCAGTCACCACACTGACCAATCAGATGGCTGGATTGA GCACAAAAGCTGatgactttaaacaaaataagagcAGCTCATCACAAAAAAG TCCAGAAAGCTCTGCAGCTCTTGGGGGCCTTGCAGCCAATCAGAGAGAGCGACAGGACCCTGGAGAG ATTCCTGTCAGTCAGAGTGAAGTGATGGACGACATTGAACAATGGCTGGATGGAGATGAC GAAGATGACTCTGAAGGAGTGACTAGTGAAG AGTTCGATAAGTTTTTAGCGGAGAGAGCGAAAGCAGCGGAGCGTCTTCCCTCAGTGAAAGCGTCCCATCGTGACCCAGGACGTTCACATCTGTAG
- the LOC127945192 gene encoding target of Myb1 membrane trafficking protein isoform X3, whose protein sequence is MMEFFTGNPFSTPVGQLIEHATGSSLSSEDWGLNMEICDTVNETGEGPKDAVRAIKKRILGNKNFNEVMLALSVLEACVKNCGHRFHVYVSTRDFVESVLVQTILPKNNAPEFLQDRVLSMIQAWSDAFRSSPDLTGVVTVYEDLRRKGVEFPKAELNGCSPIHTPNRTIESASLVTAHTKSHSVKSTQTQDTETPVTLSPQQMKTLKSELEVVHNNISVMSDLMSQMQPASLEPSDTELLQLYSMTKDMQGRMVELIPRLSDDERLIEQLLSANDQVNTTFTQYHRFERHLNKQSSAQSNPVNTNLIDLGTSNHMKSAYGAHSAVTTLTNQMAGLSTKADDFKQNKSSSSQKSSPESSAALGGLAANQRERQDPGESVVLNGGVYVKDVSPDSNSLGSSPQFHWMLEKGMIPVSQSEVMDDIEQWLDGDDEDDSEGVTSEEFDKFLAERAKAAERLPSVKASHRDPGRSHL, encoded by the exons ATGATGGAGTTCTTCACAGGAAACCCGTTTTCTACGCCCGTGGGTCAACTTATAG AGCATGCCACCGGTTCTTCTCTCTCGTCTGAAGACTGGGGCCTCAACATGGAGATCTGTGACACTGTCAATGAAACGGGTGAAGG ACCTAAAGATGCAGTCCGAGCGATAAAGAAGAGGATTCTGGGAAATAAGAATTTCAACGAGGTCATGCTGGCTCTGAGT GTGTTGGAGGCCTGTGTGAAGAACTGCGGGCACAGATTCCACGTCTACGTGTCCACCAGAGATTTTGTGGAAAGCGTTTTGGTCCAAACGATCCTGCCTAAAAACAACGCCCCAGAGTTTCTTCAGGACAGGGTCTTGAGCATGATACAG gctTGGTCCGATGCCTTTCGTAGTTCTCCAGACTTGACGGGTGTCGTGACCGTCTATGAGGATCTCCGGAGGAAAGGCGTGGAGTTTCCCAAGGCTGAACTGAATGGCTGTTCCCCTATTCACACTCCCAACAGG ACCATCGAGTCTGCGTCGCTGGTAACAGCTCACACAAAAAGTCACTCCGTCAAATCCACCCAGACACAGGATACAGAGACACCGGTCACGCTGTCTCCTcaacag atgaaGACGCTGAAGAGCGAACTGGAGGTGGTGCACAATAATATATCGGTGATGTCAGACCTGATGAGTCAGATGCAGCCTGCGAGTCTTGAGCCGTCGGACACAGAGCTACTACAG CTCTACTCCATGACCAAAGACATGCAGGGCCGGATGGTGGAGCTCATCCCCAGACTGAGCGATGATGAGAGGCTTATAGAGCAGTTACTCAGTGCCAACGACCAAGTGAACACCACCTTTACACAGTATCACAG atttgaaaGACATCTCAACAAACAGAGCAGTGCACAATCT AATCCAGTGAACACAAACCTCATTGACTTGGGTACTTCCAACCACATGAAGTCAGCATATGGTGCTCACAGCGCAGTCACCACACTGACCAATCAGATGGCTGGATTGA GCACAAAAGCTGatgactttaaacaaaataagagcAGCTCATCACAAAAAAG cAGTCCAGAAAGCTCTGCAGCTCTTGGGGGCCTTGCAGCCAATCAGAGAGAGCGACAGGACCCTGGAGAG TCCGTCGTTTTAAACGGTGGTGTCTATGTTAAGGACGTCAGCCCAGACTCCAACTCCCTCGGCAGCTCGCCTCAGTTTCATTGGATGCTTGAAAAGGGAATG ATTCCTGTCAGTCAGAGTGAAGTGATGGACGACATTGAACAATGGCTGGATGGAGATGAC GAAGATGACTCTGAAGGAGTGACTAGTGAAG AGTTCGATAAGTTTTTAGCGGAGAGAGCGAAAGCAGCGGAGCGTCTTCCCTCAGTGAAAGCGTCCCATCGTGACCCAGGACGTTCACATCTGTAG
- the LOC127945192 gene encoding target of Myb1 membrane trafficking protein isoform X4: protein MMEFFTGNPFSTPVGQLIEHATGSSLSSEDWGLNMEICDTVNETGEGPKDAVRAIKKRILGNKNFNEVMLALSVLEACVKNCGHRFHVYVSTRDFVESVLVQTILPKNNAPEFLQDRVLSMIQAWSDAFRSSPDLTGVVTVYEDLRRKGVEFPKAELNGCSPIHTPNRTIESASLVTAHTKSHSVKSTQTQDTETPVTLSPQQMKTLKSELEVVHNNISVMSDLMSQMQPASLEPSDTELLQQLYSMTKDMQGRMVELIPRLSDDERLIEQLLSANDQVNTTFTQYHRFERHLNKQSSAQSNPVNTNLIDLGTSNHMKSAYGAHSAVTTLTNQMAGLSTKADDFKQNKSSSSQKSSPESSAALGGLAANQRERQDPGEDVSPDSNSLGSSPQFHWMLEKGMIPVSQSEVMDDIEQWLDGDDEDDSEGVTSEEFDKFLAERAKAAERLPSVKASHRDPGRSHL, encoded by the exons ATGATGGAGTTCTTCACAGGAAACCCGTTTTCTACGCCCGTGGGTCAACTTATAG AGCATGCCACCGGTTCTTCTCTCTCGTCTGAAGACTGGGGCCTCAACATGGAGATCTGTGACACTGTCAATGAAACGGGTGAAGG ACCTAAAGATGCAGTCCGAGCGATAAAGAAGAGGATTCTGGGAAATAAGAATTTCAACGAGGTCATGCTGGCTCTGAGT GTGTTGGAGGCCTGTGTGAAGAACTGCGGGCACAGATTCCACGTCTACGTGTCCACCAGAGATTTTGTGGAAAGCGTTTTGGTCCAAACGATCCTGCCTAAAAACAACGCCCCAGAGTTTCTTCAGGACAGGGTCTTGAGCATGATACAG gctTGGTCCGATGCCTTTCGTAGTTCTCCAGACTTGACGGGTGTCGTGACCGTCTATGAGGATCTCCGGAGGAAAGGCGTGGAGTTTCCCAAGGCTGAACTGAATGGCTGTTCCCCTATTCACACTCCCAACAGG ACCATCGAGTCTGCGTCGCTGGTAACAGCTCACACAAAAAGTCACTCCGTCAAATCCACCCAGACACAGGATACAGAGACACCGGTCACGCTGTCTCCTcaacag atgaaGACGCTGAAGAGCGAACTGGAGGTGGTGCACAATAATATATCGGTGATGTCAGACCTGATGAGTCAGATGCAGCCTGCGAGTCTTGAGCCGTCGGACACAGAGCTACTACAG CAGCTCTACTCCATGACCAAAGACATGCAGGGCCGGATGGTGGAGCTCATCCCCAGACTGAGCGATGATGAGAGGCTTATAGAGCAGTTACTCAGTGCCAACGACCAAGTGAACACCACCTTTACACAGTATCACAG atttgaaaGACATCTCAACAAACAGAGCAGTGCACAATCT AATCCAGTGAACACAAACCTCATTGACTTGGGTACTTCCAACCACATGAAGTCAGCATATGGTGCTCACAGCGCAGTCACCACACTGACCAATCAGATGGCTGGATTGA GCACAAAAGCTGatgactttaaacaaaataagagcAGCTCATCACAAAAAAG cAGTCCAGAAAGCTCTGCAGCTCTTGGGGGCCTTGCAGCCAATCAGAGAGAGCGACAGGACCCTGGAGAG GACGTCAGCCCAGACTCCAACTCCCTCGGCAGCTCGCCTCAGTTTCATTGGATGCTTGAAAAGGGAATG ATTCCTGTCAGTCAGAGTGAAGTGATGGACGACATTGAACAATGGCTGGATGGAGATGAC GAAGATGACTCTGAAGGAGTGACTAGTGAAG AGTTCGATAAGTTTTTAGCGGAGAGAGCGAAAGCAGCGGAGCGTCTTCCCTCAGTGAAAGCGTCCCATCGTGACCCAGGACGTTCACATCTGTAG
- the LOC127945192 gene encoding target of Myb1 membrane trafficking protein isoform X5, which produces MMEFFTGNPFSTPVGQLIEHATGSSLSSEDWGLNMEICDTVNETGEGPKDAVRAIKKRILGNKNFNEVMLALSVLEACVKNCGHRFHVYVSTRDFVESVLVQTILPKNNAPEFLQDRVLSMIQAWSDAFRSSPDLTGVVTVYEDLRRKGVEFPKAELNGCSPIHTPNRTIESASLVTAHTKSHSVKSTQTQDTETPVTLSPQQMKTLKSELEVVHNNISVMSDLMSQMQPASLEPSDTELLQQLYSMTKDMQGRMVELIPRLSDDERLIEQLLSANDQVNTTFTQYHRFERHLNKQSSAQSNPVNTNLIDLGTSNHMKSAYGAHSAVTTLTNQMAGLSTKADDFKQNKSSSSQKSSPESSAALGGLAANQRERQDPGEIPVSQSEVMDDIEQWLDGDDEDDSEGVTSEEFDKFLAERAKAAERLPSVKASHRDPGRSHL; this is translated from the exons ATGATGGAGTTCTTCACAGGAAACCCGTTTTCTACGCCCGTGGGTCAACTTATAG AGCATGCCACCGGTTCTTCTCTCTCGTCTGAAGACTGGGGCCTCAACATGGAGATCTGTGACACTGTCAATGAAACGGGTGAAGG ACCTAAAGATGCAGTCCGAGCGATAAAGAAGAGGATTCTGGGAAATAAGAATTTCAACGAGGTCATGCTGGCTCTGAGT GTGTTGGAGGCCTGTGTGAAGAACTGCGGGCACAGATTCCACGTCTACGTGTCCACCAGAGATTTTGTGGAAAGCGTTTTGGTCCAAACGATCCTGCCTAAAAACAACGCCCCAGAGTTTCTTCAGGACAGGGTCTTGAGCATGATACAG gctTGGTCCGATGCCTTTCGTAGTTCTCCAGACTTGACGGGTGTCGTGACCGTCTATGAGGATCTCCGGAGGAAAGGCGTGGAGTTTCCCAAGGCTGAACTGAATGGCTGTTCCCCTATTCACACTCCCAACAGG ACCATCGAGTCTGCGTCGCTGGTAACAGCTCACACAAAAAGTCACTCCGTCAAATCCACCCAGACACAGGATACAGAGACACCGGTCACGCTGTCTCCTcaacag atgaaGACGCTGAAGAGCGAACTGGAGGTGGTGCACAATAATATATCGGTGATGTCAGACCTGATGAGTCAGATGCAGCCTGCGAGTCTTGAGCCGTCGGACACAGAGCTACTACAG CAGCTCTACTCCATGACCAAAGACATGCAGGGCCGGATGGTGGAGCTCATCCCCAGACTGAGCGATGATGAGAGGCTTATAGAGCAGTTACTCAGTGCCAACGACCAAGTGAACACCACCTTTACACAGTATCACAG atttgaaaGACATCTCAACAAACAGAGCAGTGCACAATCT AATCCAGTGAACACAAACCTCATTGACTTGGGTACTTCCAACCACATGAAGTCAGCATATGGTGCTCACAGCGCAGTCACCACACTGACCAATCAGATGGCTGGATTGA GCACAAAAGCTGatgactttaaacaaaataagagcAGCTCATCACAAAAAAG cAGTCCAGAAAGCTCTGCAGCTCTTGGGGGCCTTGCAGCCAATCAGAGAGAGCGACAGGACCCTGGAGAG ATTCCTGTCAGTCAGAGTGAAGTGATGGACGACATTGAACAATGGCTGGATGGAGATGAC GAAGATGACTCTGAAGGAGTGACTAGTGAAG AGTTCGATAAGTTTTTAGCGGAGAGAGCGAAAGCAGCGGAGCGTCTTCCCTCAGTGAAAGCGTCCCATCGTGACCCAGGACGTTCACATCTGTAG